One window of Nostoc sp. C052 genomic DNA carries:
- a CDS encoding lipase family protein, whose amino-acid sequence MTSLPNVNKPIERVDVFLFESSDYKEFDSLIAQELAGLIQKVYKQFDERNQLELSGDYELKSELQENDLPFGFVASKKNSKDVFVVFRGTKTFAEWFKDVNIPLVSYNDGKNRDGSILQKIQLIQSPVEIPKVGDFGRVTVGFRQIYINLRDAMINALQKCDPDSRIFVTGHSLGGALATLAIPDIIKNTNFQPKDVILYTFASPRCGDREFAIKFRETGVRHWRIANTEDFVTMIPFPTGNVFQPAPSETPPELDVLPKNPTVGLGTGGVTGPDRNPNPLFGFFKAMYDRNKRRMPDYVHTGTPVCFTIHAAALEQHHNLEEIYMRGILRFIQSK is encoded by the coding sequence ATGACTTCTTTACCGAATGTTAATAAACCAATAGAAAGAGTAGACGTATTCTTATTTGAGTCTTCTGATTACAAAGAATTTGACTCTTTAATAGCTCAAGAGTTAGCAGGCTTAATCCAAAAAGTGTATAAGCAGTTTGATGAAAGAAATCAACTAGAACTTAGTGGGGATTACGAGTTAAAAAGTGAACTCCAAGAAAATGATCTTCCTTTCGGCTTCGTTGCGTCTAAAAAGAATAGCAAAGATGTATTTGTCGTTTTTCGTGGCACAAAAACATTTGCTGAGTGGTTTAAGGATGTAAATATTCCACTTGTTTCTTATAATGACGGCAAAAATCGAGACGGAAGCATATTGCAAAAAATACAGCTAATTCAGTCCCCAGTTGAAATTCCGAAAGTTGGTGATTTTGGTCGTGTCACTGTCGGTTTTAGACAAATATATATCAATCTCCGAGATGCAATGATTAATGCGCTTCAAAAATGCGATCCGGACTCTCGCATTTTTGTCACAGGACACAGCCTTGGTGGTGCATTAGCAACTTTAGCGATTCCAGATATTATTAAAAACACTAACTTTCAGCCGAAAGATGTTATTTTGTACACTTTTGCCAGTCCTCGATGTGGAGACAGAGAATTTGCCATTAAATTTCGAGAAACAGGTGTAAGGCATTGGAGAATTGCTAATACTGAAGATTTTGTAACTATGATTCCGTTTCCCACAGGAAACGTTTTCCAACCAGCACCATCTGAAACACCACCTGAGTTAGACGTATTGCCGAAAAATCCTACAGTTGGCTTGGGTACAGGGGGAGTCACTGGGCCAGACAGAAATCCCAATCCACTTTTTGGCTTCTTTAAGGCGATGTATGACAGAAACAAAAGAAGGATGCCAGATTACGTGCATACTGGCACACCAGTTTGTTTTACGATTCATGCAGCCGCTTTAGAGCAGCACCACAATTTAGAAGAGATTTATATGCGCGGAATTTTGAGATTCATACAATCAAAATGA
- a CDS encoding glycosyltransferase, translated as MTSVSIIDNSANFSGNSRSLLKKRTLLFRYLAEINLIFGIWYLQWRITHSINFDALWISIPLLIAEIYSYFGGVMFVIGLWRPLVRQIKSLDQMTPPIPRVDWPTVDVFVTCYNEPPEIVEETAKAALAMDYPPIKLRVYVLDDGNSADMRTMTERLCIEDLQSAQLQKEVVRIDAERSYLFERLKQLENLTTNAQAAEQWLQASSKSVVNDSAAGFVQSLRQLILWLPPKHHTISDSPAKTLRDRLVSERKALQEAISKKELELVELARFRYIARPKPAGVPHHAKAGNLNYAIFSGETSGQFLLTLDADHIPKPQFLKRVLPYFYTYNLFTGKYDQNQIAFVQTRQDFYNIPPGDPFGHRANLFYGPLQQGKDGMNAAFYTGTNAILRREALISVGLQHFADEFAKDEKRLNEFQLIGGVSSNSITEDMNTAMRLHGAGWKSIYHNELLAEGLAPDDLSSTLKQRLRWAQGTIQVLLRENPLTKPGLSFWQRLHYFKTMYSYFSGFATLVFISCPIIYFFTDIIPVKTYGPDFALHFFPAFIINRLTFISATWGIPAREVWRSEQYAIALFPLLIQAVWSVFTGQKLNFQVTPKQRQSGIYLRLVWPQLVVFILTILGILWSLYQFAIGHLNYPGVHLLNGAWAIYNLLLLSAIIRASVWQPPKEA; from the coding sequence ATGACTTCAGTTTCTATTATTGATAATTCCGCAAACTTTTCTGGTAACAGCCGCTCATTACTCAAAAAAAGAACGCTGTTATTTCGTTATCTAGCAGAAATTAATTTAATTTTTGGCATCTGGTATTTGCAATGGCGCATCACCCACTCCATCAATTTTGATGCCCTCTGGATCTCTATTCCTTTACTGATAGCAGAGATTTATAGCTATTTCGGTGGCGTAATGTTTGTAATTGGCTTATGGCGACCTCTAGTCCGACAAATTAAGTCTCTCGACCAAATGACCCCACCTATACCCAGAGTCGACTGGCCAACAGTGGATGTGTTTGTAACCTGCTACAACGAACCACCAGAAATTGTCGAAGAAACTGCTAAAGCCGCCCTAGCAATGGATTATCCGCCCATAAAGTTACGCGTTTATGTGCTGGACGATGGTAACTCAGCTGATATGCGAACGATGACCGAAAGATTGTGTATTGAGGATTTGCAGTCTGCACAATTACAGAAAGAAGTAGTGCGAATTGATGCAGAACGCTCTTATTTGTTCGAGCGCTTGAAGCAACTGGAAAATCTCACAACTAATGCTCAAGCTGCTGAACAATGGCTGCAAGCATCATCAAAATCAGTAGTTAACGATTCTGCTGCTGGATTTGTGCAAAGTCTGCGTCAGTTAATTCTCTGGCTACCTCCCAAACATCATACTATTAGCGATTCTCCTGCAAAGACGCTACGCGATCGCCTAGTTAGCGAACGCAAAGCCTTACAAGAAGCTATTAGCAAGAAAGAACTAGAACTAGTTGAACTCGCTCGTTTTCGCTACATTGCTCGTCCCAAACCAGCGGGTGTACCCCATCATGCGAAAGCGGGTAATCTCAATTACGCGATTTTTTCGGGAGAAACTTCAGGACAGTTTCTTCTTACCCTAGATGCTGACCATATTCCTAAACCACAATTTCTCAAGCGAGTTCTGCCTTATTTCTACACCTATAATCTTTTCACAGGTAAATACGATCAGAATCAAATTGCTTTTGTTCAGACCCGCCAAGATTTTTACAATATTCCTCCAGGCGATCCTTTTGGACATCGAGCAAATTTATTTTATGGGCCACTTCAACAAGGCAAAGATGGCATGAATGCCGCTTTTTATACAGGCACAAATGCGATTCTGAGGCGGGAAGCACTGATTAGTGTGGGACTACAACATTTTGCTGATGAGTTTGCCAAAGACGAAAAACGTCTGAATGAATTTCAATTAATTGGTGGCGTATCCAGCAACAGTATTACAGAAGATATGAATACAGCGATGCGTCTGCATGGTGCTGGATGGAAATCTATTTATCACAATGAACTTCTAGCAGAAGGTTTAGCACCAGATGACCTGAGTTCTACTCTGAAACAGCGACTACGTTGGGCACAAGGAACTATCCAAGTGCTATTGAGAGAAAATCCGCTCACCAAACCAGGATTAAGTTTTTGGCAAAGGTTGCACTATTTTAAGACGATGTATAGTTATTTCTCTGGTTTTGCAACTTTGGTTTTTATTTCTTGTCCAATTATCTATTTTTTTACGGATATTATTCCAGTTAAAACCTATGGCCCTGACTTTGCCTTACACTTTTTTCCCGCTTTTATTATCAACCGTCTGACTTTTATATCAGCCACTTGGGGCATTCCAGCTAGAGAAGTTTGGCGCTCTGAACAATATGCGATCGCTTTATTCCCCTTATTAATCCAAGCTGTATGGAGTGTATTTACAGGACAAAAACTCAATTTTCAAGTTACACCTAAACAACGGCAATCTGGGATTTATCTCCGGCTGGTTTGGCCACAGTTAGTTGTCTTTATCCTGACCATTCTAGGAATATTATGGAGTCTTTATCAGTTTGCAATTGGTCATCTGAATTATCCTGGCGTTCACTTACTCAATGGTGCATGGGCCATCTATAACTTATTGCTTTTGTCGGCTATTATCCGCGCCTCTGTTTGGCAACCTCCAAAAGAGGCCTAA
- a CDS encoding PIN domain-containing protein codes for MKVLIDTNIVLDFLLQRSPFFQDAELLFQEIDSGRVVGYITATTLTDIFYISRKHTRSIDQARQAVSETLTVMVICPVNRAVLKSAFGSGLADFEDAVQIACAIAQGLDAIVTRDTQGFLSSSVPVLSIHELLQQLEAQNSK; via the coding sequence ATGAAAGTTTTAATTGATACTAATATTGTCCTAGATTTTCTGTTGCAGCGATCGCCATTTTTCCAAGACGCGGAGCTGTTGTTTCAGGAGATTGATTCTGGTCGTGTCGTTGGATATATCACAGCGACAACACTTACAGATATTTTTTATATTTCCCGAAAACACACACGTAGCATTGACCAAGCACGGCAAGCAGTTTCAGAAACGCTGACTGTTATGGTAATTTGTCCCGTTAATCGAGCCGTCTTGAAATCAGCGTTCGGATCTGGTTTAGCTGATTTTGAAGATGCTGTTCAAATCGCTTGTGCTATTGCTCAAGGTTTAGATGCTATTGTGACACGCGATACGCAAGGTTTTTTGAGTTCATCCGTACCCGTTTTATCAATTCATGAGTTGTTACAGCAGTTAGAGGCGCAAAATAGCAAGTAG
- a CDS encoding DUF1304 domain-containing protein, translating to MQIVATIAIAFVAFIHIVISVVEMFFWKNPLVHQRLGFTADVANQVAPIVKNAGLYNGFIAAGLIWGVFSKSDFLSIRVFFLVCVAIAGIFAALTLKRTTLVFQTLPAFIALIFVWLAA from the coding sequence GTGCAAATTGTTGCCACTATCGCTATTGCATTCGTTGCATTTATACATATTGTTATCTCGGTAGTGGAAATGTTTTTCTGGAAAAATCCCCTTGTTCATCAGAGACTTGGTTTTACAGCCGACGTTGCAAATCAAGTGGCTCCAATTGTGAAAAATGCAGGGTTATATAACGGTTTTATTGCTGCTGGCTTAATTTGGGGAGTATTCAGTAAAAGCGATTTCCTATCAATTCGGGTCTTTTTTCTGGTGTGTGTTGCGATCGCAGGTATCTTTGCTGCGTTAACTCTCAAACGGACAACTCTTGTATTTCAAACACTTCCCGCATTCATTGCGCTGATTTTTGTTTGGTTGGCTGCATAG
- a CDS encoding DUF3131 domain-containing protein has product MIYKRPQQKLLRWIALFLVGTFLQLLFYIPTPVLSQNSNSCSNITAPLTPEEQTYARAAWQYFVKNYQPATGFTNSTGAYPSGTLWDMGNYLMALNAARWLNLTDQADFDSRLNKFLTTLNTLKLFEDALPNKVYNAATAQMVDYGNNPLERGIGWSALDVGRILAAFDVIRTCHPQYNEWLKGIVAKWQVARSLKDGELFGATVLPDKKTLLVQEGRLGYEEYGARGYQLWGFSAPKAIALEPFKLVEINGVQIPVDSRDFQSTNANNYVVSESYILDGIEFGLQGELANFAARVLDVQKRRFDTTGQLTAVTEDNIDQPPYFLYNTVYANGVNWATITDSNQPYPQFRSISTKAAFGWHYLFPDNAYAQKVFDAVKDLRSPDDGGYYAGIYEESKQPNKALTGNTNGLILEILYYKARGNHPLIASGSASKPSENSSPATPSNQSNSTGKPSENASPITPANQPNSTVKTPIAIPTDNSKPTEVAVAPIPPVDSPSSNLKLDRSLTVIERRYAEAAWRYFQANYHSKNGLIDDRSDFKGATLWGLGNYLSALHAARSLDIITPKEFDGRTRHLLAALTKLPLFAGELPSRSYDTRSLQPVDYGGNPIPEGNGWSALDLGRMLAALYNLKTCHPEYTAAVDKIVLDWSYLRVVREGILSSATVTKEQDGRYLTRVNPEIRLGYEEYAARAFQLWGFNLERSAVGGEYQTASVEGVKVPIQRHRTDTNSKVNQYTVSNPFVLYALEFGLDPQMRSLFEPIFQAQAERYRRTGTLTASATTLIDHKPYTVHSTITGQGEPWAALGDDGKPVPKGRLVSTAVAFAYHALLPENKYSQELLQGTTDLYNPSAGFYEGFYETTGKTAIGFTSDTNSIILQSLLYSVTNRQPLIRPTTTMNSLWWQAVSEGNSGRGLPSTATPQTKLISDSSGSYWVSDGKNTHLVTGTK; this is encoded by the coding sequence ATGATATACAAACGCCCTCAACAAAAGCTGTTGAGATGGATTGCATTGTTCCTAGTTGGGACATTTCTGCAATTGTTGTTTTACATCCCGACACCAGTCTTATCCCAAAATTCCAATAGCTGTAGCAATATTACAGCCCCGCTCACACCTGAAGAACAAACTTATGCTCGTGCTGCTTGGCAGTATTTTGTCAAAAATTATCAGCCAGCAACGGGATTTACCAATTCTACTGGGGCTTATCCTTCAGGTACACTGTGGGATATGGGTAACTACCTGATGGCGTTGAATGCTGCACGCTGGTTGAATCTGACTGATCAAGCAGACTTTGATTCCCGCCTCAATAAGTTTTTGACGACTCTCAACACCCTGAAGTTATTTGAAGATGCGCTGCCAAATAAAGTTTATAACGCGGCCACTGCACAGATGGTTGATTATGGTAACAATCCACTAGAGCGGGGTATTGGTTGGTCGGCTTTGGATGTTGGGCGAATTCTGGCTGCTTTTGATGTCATCCGTACCTGTCATCCTCAATATAATGAGTGGCTCAAAGGGATTGTAGCAAAGTGGCAGGTGGCGCGATCGCTCAAAGATGGGGAACTTTTTGGCGCTACTGTTCTCCCTGACAAGAAAACGTTATTGGTGCAAGAAGGACGACTCGGTTACGAAGAATACGGCGCTAGGGGTTATCAACTTTGGGGTTTTTCTGCACCCAAGGCCATTGCTTTAGAACCTTTTAAGTTAGTGGAAATTAATGGTGTCCAAATTCCTGTTGATAGCCGTGACTTTCAAAGCACCAATGCTAATAATTATGTTGTGAGTGAGTCTTATATCCTGGATGGGATTGAATTTGGCTTGCAAGGTGAGTTAGCCAATTTTGCTGCCAGGGTTTTAGATGTCCAAAAACGGCGTTTTGATACCACAGGTCAGTTAACTGCCGTCACAGAAGATAATATCGACCAACCACCTTATTTTCTCTACAACACCGTCTACGCCAACGGTGTCAACTGGGCAACTATTACCGATAGCAATCAACCTTATCCACAGTTTCGCAGTATTAGTACAAAAGCTGCTTTTGGCTGGCATTACCTGTTTCCAGATAATGCCTACGCCCAAAAAGTTTTTGATGCAGTTAAGGATCTCCGTAGTCCTGATGATGGTGGTTACTATGCTGGGATCTATGAAGAATCAAAACAACCCAACAAAGCTTTAACAGGTAATACCAATGGGTTAATTTTGGAGATTTTATACTATAAAGCTAGGGGAAATCACCCTTTAATTGCTTCTGGCTCTGCAAGTAAGCCTAGTGAAAATTCTTCTCCAGCAACGCCCTCAAATCAATCGAATTCTACTGGTAAGCCTAGCGAAAATGCTTCTCCAATTACACCCGCAAATCAACCGAATTCTACTGTTAAGACTCCGATCGCAATTCCTACGGACAATTCTAAACCGACAGAAGTGGCTGTTGCACCGATTCCACCAGTAGATAGTCCATCATCTAACCTGAAATTAGATCGATCGCTGACGGTTATTGAACGGCGTTATGCAGAGGCGGCTTGGCGATACTTTCAAGCCAATTATCACTCCAAGAATGGGCTGATAGACGATCGCAGTGATTTCAAAGGTGCAACCCTCTGGGGATTGGGAAATTATCTCTCAGCCCTCCATGCAGCGCGATCGCTCGATATAATTACCCCCAAGGAATTTGACGGGCGCACTCGCCATCTGTTGGCAGCATTGACAAAGTTACCATTATTTGCTGGAGAATTGCCGAGTCGGAGTTACGATACGCGATCGCTCCAACCAGTAGATTATGGTGGAAATCCAATTCCAGAAGGAAACGGCTGGTCAGCTTTAGATTTAGGTAGAATGCTGGCAGCGCTTTACAACTTAAAAACCTGTCATCCAGAATACACGGCTGCGGTAGATAAAATTGTGCTGGATTGGTCATACTTGCGTGTGGTGCGCGAAGGTATTCTCTCTAGTGCCACCGTCACCAAAGAGCAAGATGGGCGATATCTAACGCGCGTTAACCCAGAAATTCGCTTGGGTTATGAAGAATATGCCGCTCGTGCCTTTCAATTGTGGGGGTTTAATCTTGAGCGTTCTGCTGTTGGTGGTGAATATCAAACTGCCTCAGTGGAAGGGGTGAAAGTTCCAATTCAACGCCATCGCACAGATACTAATTCCAAAGTTAACCAATACACAGTTAGCAATCCTTTTGTACTCTATGCCCTGGAGTTTGGACTAGATCCACAAATGCGATCGCTCTTTGAGCCAATTTTCCAGGCGCAAGCCGAACGTTACCGTCGTACCGGCACCCTCACAGCCTCAGCTACCACCTTGATTGACCATAAACCTTACACTGTCCACAGTACAATTACTGGACAAGGTGAGCCTTGGGCAGCTTTGGGAGATGACGGTAAACCAGTACCAAAGGGGCGATTGGTAAGTACAGCAGTCGCTTTTGCCTATCATGCCCTACTTCCAGAAAATAAGTATAGTCAAGAATTACTCCAAGGGACGACTGACTTATATAATCCATCGGCTGGATTTTATGAGGGTTTCTACGAAACCACCGGCAAAACAGCAATTGGTTTCACTAGCGACACCAACAGTATAATTTTGCAATCCTTGCTATACAGCGTGACAAATCGACAACCCTTAATTCGGCCGACTACCACCATGAACTCTCTTTGGTGGCAAGCTGTTAGCGAGGGAAATTCTGGGCGGGGTCTACCTAGCACTGCCACACCACAAACTAAGTTAATTTCTGATAGTTCTGGAAGTTACTGGGTTTCAGATGGTAAAAATACCCATTTAGTAACTGGCACAAAATAA